The following are encoded together in the Glycine soja cultivar W05 chromosome 5, ASM419377v2, whole genome shotgun sequence genome:
- the LOC114411110 gene encoding uncharacterized protein LOC114411110, giving the protein MKEEFVANKPPMFKGANYDYWKKMMIAFFESTHIDMWDVVEKGNDIPLDAHKNEIHRDKWKNDNKSRFLLNSSMRNALLCALSQEEYSKVHDFRSAKQIWDTLAITYEGSSKVKHNKLSLLTCKYELFSMEEGEDIQTMFGCFQTILSELCSLGRHYDN; this is encoded by the coding sequence ATGAAAGAAGAATTTGTTGCGAACAAGCCTCCCATGTTCAAGGGAGCCAATTATGACTATTGGAAGAAAATGATGATTGCCTTCTTTGAGTCCACTCACATTGATATGTGGGATGTTGTAGAAAAGGGCAATGACATTCCTTTAGATGCTCACAAGAACGAGATCCATAGGGATAAAtggaaaaatgataataaatctaGATTTCTTCTCAACTCATCCATGAGAAATGCCCTATTGTGCGCTCTATCACAAGAAGAATATTCCAAGGTTCACGACTTCAGAAGTGCCAAACaaatatgggacaccttagccATTACCTACGAAGGGTCCTCTAAGGTTAAACATAACAAGTTGAGCCTTCTAACATGTAAGTATGAACTCTTTAGTATGGAAGAGGGAGAAGATATCCAAACCATGTTTGGATGCTTCCAAACCATTCTGAGCGAGCTTTGTTCTTTAGGTAGACATTATGATAATTAG
- the LOC114412284 gene encoding uncharacterized protein LOC114412284, translated as MYVLSGWEGSAHDSKVLSDALARKNGLKVPQGKYYLVDCGFPNRRKFLAPYRGVRYHLQDFAGHGNDPENEKELFNLRHASLRNVIERIFGIFKSRFTIFKSAPPFLFKTQVELVLACAALHNFLRKECRSDEFPVEPTDESSSSSSVLPNYEDNDHEPIVQTQEQEREDANIWRTNIGSDMWRNANN; from the coding sequence ATGTACGTTCTTAGCGGGTGGGAGGGTTCAGCACATGATTCCAAGGTGTTAAGTGATGCTTTGGCAAGGAAGAATGGACTTAAAGTGCCCCAAGGTAAGTATTATCTGGTGGATTGTGGATTTCCTAATCGACGTAAATTTTTAGCCCCATATCGAGGTGTACGATATCATCTACAAGATTTTGCAGGTCACGGTAATGACcctgaaaatgaaaaggaattatTTAATCTTCGGCATGCATCCTTAAGGAATGTGATTGAGAGGATATTTGGTATTTTTAAATCGCGGTTCACAATTTTTAAGTCAGCACCTCCATTTCTATTTAAAACACAAGTAGAGCTTGTGTTGGCATGTGCAGCACTTCATAATTTTCTTCGCAAAGAATGTCGTTCTGATGAATTTCCAGTGGAACCTACTGACgagtcttcatcttcatcttcagtgTTACCAAATTACGAAGACAATGATCATGAACCCATTGTTCAAACACAAGAGCAGGAACGAGAAGATGCTAATATATGGAGGACTAATATAGGTTCAGATATGTGGAGAAATGCTAATAATTAG